In Deinococcus ficus, a single genomic region encodes these proteins:
- a CDS encoding S8 family serine peptidase — MTRVTLAALSLTALLSACQQPAVTSPPAPPAVVGAQPTPDIAPDRVAEDARTGQRYVTDHLVVGLGGAAAEAVARQVGGVIIDRLPQLDVVVLRLLERDSLEAARELGEQGLVQFASPQQVWQPEPYTRQSARPDLGALAVNQVFDGLPQYALDSEHLNAQAAWDAGFTGQGVTVGVIDDPVDVSHPDLSANWGGKAYDPKTDRTYTTAQAWLDAVDTFGAAPQPVDQRVDTSLEHGTAVVSTIAAARNGTGLVGVAPDARYFTAAMFQPGSVGSAGVAKAIIWMTDNGARVINNSWGGAGYDPLIKLALDYALARNVTVVVSAGNDSREYYQRPALFAGVIPSAALAINNTRATFSSFGRHISVAAPGSDVLMTAPLWINSDGSRKSGATPEGGSGYVLMSGTSFSGPYTSGTAALILGARPDLDPYQVRRLMEDTADGRVGENPDGFDKGTGYGRIDLGALTRRLQSGVMPEQGGTLKVVVQYLKPDGTTTVLTQPSDVIIEKDGEHGAIYGAQTDSRGAAQFLAMAPGTYTVRVGGPDLAADPSATVRGTYTGKVTVTSGTTPTTAQPVTITLDKGYVEPVVDTYEPNDTLATAAPIALGERTKTALIYKDTCASTCTPAAGDVDFYRFEGKAGQKLNVTLFDKYHPTQPIGNVWAVVYIRDANGVTLKDGLGKALKPNITTNVLSVTLPSDGTFYLQAGTYSHLNATSGEQPYTGSFTNSKGNLYALELKVQ, encoded by the coding sequence ATGACCCGAGTGACCCTCGCGGCGCTGAGCCTGACCGCGCTGCTTTCCGCCTGCCAGCAGCCCGCCGTGACTTCGCCGCCCGCCCCGCCCGCCGTGGTGGGTGCGCAGCCCACGCCGGACATCGCCCCGGACCGCGTCGCCGAGGACGCCCGCACCGGTCAGCGGTACGTCACCGACCATCTGGTCGTCGGCCTGGGCGGCGCAGCAGCCGAGGCCGTGGCCCGGCAGGTCGGCGGCGTGATCATCGACCGCCTGCCGCAACTGGACGTCGTGGTGCTGCGCCTCCTGGAGCGCGACTCGCTGGAAGCCGCCCGGGAGCTGGGCGAGCAGGGCCTGGTGCAGTTCGCCTCGCCGCAGCAGGTGTGGCAGCCCGAGCCCTACACCCGGCAGAGCGCCCGTCCTGACCTGGGCGCCCTGGCCGTGAATCAGGTGTTCGACGGGCTGCCGCAGTACGCGCTGGACAGCGAGCACCTGAACGCCCAGGCCGCCTGGGACGCCGGGTTCACCGGCCAGGGCGTCACCGTCGGCGTGATCGACGATCCCGTGGACGTCTCGCACCCGGACCTGAGCGCCAACTGGGGCGGAAAGGCCTACGATCCCAAAACCGACCGGACCTACACCACCGCGCAGGCCTGGCTGGACGCCGTGGACACCTTCGGCGCCGCGCCCCAGCCGGTGGACCAGCGCGTGGACACCAGCCTCGAACACGGCACCGCCGTCGTGTCCACCATCGCCGCGGCCCGCAACGGCACGGGCCTCGTCGGGGTGGCCCCTGACGCCCGGTACTTCACGGCCGCGATGTTCCAGCCGGGCAGCGTCGGTTCGGCCGGCGTCGCCAAGGCGATCATCTGGATGACCGACAACGGCGCCCGGGTCATCAACAACTCCTGGGGCGGCGCCGGGTACGACCCACTGATCAAGCTGGCCCTGGACTACGCCCTGGCCCGCAACGTCACCGTGGTCGTCTCCGCCGGCAATGATTCGCGCGAGTACTACCAGCGGCCAGCGCTGTTCGCCGGCGTGATTCCCTCCGCGGCCCTGGCCATCAACAACACCCGGGCGACGTTCTCGTCGTTCGGCCGGCACATCAGCGTCGCCGCGCCCGGCAGCGACGTCCTGATGACCGCGCCCCTGTGGATCAACAGCGACGGCAGCCGCAAGAGCGGCGCGACCCCCGAAGGGGGCAGCGGGTACGTCCTGATGAGCGGCACGTCCTTCTCCGGGCCGTACACCTCCGGCACGGCCGCGCTGATCCTCGGCGCGCGTCCCGACCTCGATCCGTACCAGGTGCGCCGCCTGATGGAGGACACCGCGGACGGCCGCGTCGGGGAGAACCCGGACGGCTTCGACAAGGGCACCGGGTACGGCCGCATCGACCTCGGCGCCCTGACCCGGCGCCTCCAGTCGGGCGTCATGCCCGAGCAGGGCGGCACGCTGAAGGTCGTGGTGCAGTACCTCAAACCGGACGGCACGACCACCGTCCTGACCCAGCCTTCGGACGTGATCATCGAGAAAGACGGCGAGCACGGCGCCATCTACGGCGCGCAGACCGACAGCCGCGGCGCCGCGCAGTTCCTGGCGATGGCGCCCGGCACGTACACCGTGCGCGTGGGCGGCCCGGACCTCGCGGCCGACCCGTCCGCCACCGTCCGCGGCACGTACACCGGGAAGGTCACGGTGACGTCCGGCACCACGCCCACCACCGCCCAGCCCGTCACCATCACGCTGGACAAGGGCTACGTCGAGCCGGTGGTGGACACCTACGAGCCCAACGACACGCTCGCGACGGCCGCGCCCATCGCGCTCGGGGAGCGCACGAAGACGGCCCTGATCTACAAGGACACCTGCGCGAGCACCTGCACGCCCGCGGCCGGCGACGTGGACTTCTACCGCTTCGAAGGCAAAGCCGGGCAGAAACTGAACGTCACGCTGTTCGACAAGTACCACCCCACCCAGCCCATCGGGAACGTCTGGGCCGTCGTGTACATCCGTGACGCGAACGGCGTGACCCTCAAGGACGGCCTCGGCAAGGCCCTCAAACCCAACATCACCACGAACGTCCTGAGCGTCACGTTGCCCAGCGACGGAACGTTCTACCTGCAGGCCGGCACGTACAGCCACCTCAACGCCACGAGCGGCGAGCAGCCGTACACCGGGTCCTTCACGAACAGCAAGGGCAACCTGTACGCCCTGGAACTCAAGGTGCAATAA
- a CDS encoding universal stress protein, whose translation MFRRILVPLNRPAPDHPLLLATRAWFPGAQLHLLHVLVPFDGTVTEALRYAAMPETDHAQAQLRQVQRELEATGPGDVVVSAQPAVELLRRARRDRFDLVVLGTST comes from the coding sequence GTGTTCCGACGAATTCTGGTGCCCCTCAACCGGCCCGCTCCGGATCACCCGCTGCTCCTCGCCACCCGGGCGTGGTTCCCGGGAGCGCAACTGCACCTGTTGCACGTGCTCGTGCCGTTCGACGGGACGGTCACCGAGGCCCTGCGGTACGCGGCCATGCCGGAAACCGATCACGCGCAGGCGCAGTTGCGCCAGGTCCAGCGTGAACTGGAGGCGACCGGGCCGGGAGACGTGGTCGTGTCCGCGCAGCCGGCGGTGGAACTCCTGCGACGCGCGCGCCGTGACCGGTTCGATCTGGTCGTGCTGGGCACCTCCACGTAA
- a CDS encoding universal stress protein: protein MEKRVLGSVAAAAVRHSAVPVLTLGHGAPVPAPPRRILALQDFSDEAQRAVHLARTQFPEAEVEQLHVLPHGTATGFRSPRSAPYSLLPLRRQRRLMESRRRLEALGGGVLLEGDPAGVALARAAAMRADLIVMGRSAKGIWEGLFFGSVAGRMVTLSPIPVLSTRRR, encoded by the coding sequence ATGGAAAAACGGGTGCTGGGCTCCGTGGCCGCCGCGGCGGTCCGCCATTCAGCGGTGCCGGTGCTCACCCTGGGTCACGGCGCGCCCGTTCCGGCCCCGCCCAGGAGGATTCTGGCGCTGCAGGACTTTTCCGACGAGGCGCAGCGCGCCGTGCATCTGGCCCGCACCCAGTTTCCGGAGGCAGAAGTGGAACAGCTGCACGTCCTGCCTCACGGCACGGCCACCGGGTTCAGGTCGCCCCGGTCCGCGCCGTACAGCCTGCTGCCCCTGCGGCGTCAGCGCCGCCTGATGGAAAGCCGGCGGCGGCTCGAGGCCCTGGGCGGCGGCGTGCTGCTCGAAGGGGATCCGGCCGGGGTGGCCTTGGCACGCGCTGCGGCGATGCGGGCCGACCTGATCGTGATGGGCCGCTCCGCCAAGGGGATCTGGGAGGGCCTGTTCTTCGGGTCGGTTGCAGGTCGGATGGTCACCTTGTCGCCGATTCCGGTCCTGTCCACCCGACGCCGCTGA
- a CDS encoding LiaF domain-containing protein has product MRTLSFLPLVLGLSVTALAAAYSSVDVSLTQNAGELTVSLNTRVSPTLGVNQPAVRNGVAYVSARHDVGAWAVGLSPKLPVTLNVKHDTGAVNLLLAGLTVPRLNVNHQNGETNVAFGSSTTATIRKDVGALSLYVPAGTGLKLTVTRLGVGSVTMEGVDVASGTDQAGTYQTSNYASAARKVNVTVTQGSGSIEVHKPGTALPR; this is encoded by the coding sequence ATGCGGACCCTTTCCTTCCTTCCTCTCGTTCTCGGCCTGAGCGTCACGGCCCTCGCCGCCGCGTACTCCAGCGTGGATGTCAGCCTCACCCAGAACGCGGGCGAACTCACCGTCAGCCTCAACACCCGGGTCTCCCCCACCCTCGGTGTGAACCAGCCCGCTGTCCGCAACGGCGTGGCTTACGTCTCCGCTCGCCATGACGTGGGCGCCTGGGCGGTCGGGCTGAGTCCCAAGCTGCCCGTCACCCTGAACGTCAAACACGACACGGGCGCCGTGAACCTGCTGCTCGCGGGCCTCACCGTCCCCCGCCTGAACGTCAACCATCAGAACGGCGAGACGAACGTCGCGTTCGGCAGCAGCACCACCGCCACCATCCGCAAGGACGTCGGCGCGCTCAGCCTGTACGTGCCGGCCGGCACCGGCCTGAAACTCACCGTCACCCGGCTCGGCGTCGGCAGCGTCACCATGGAAGGCGTCGACGTCGCCTCCGGCACCGACCAGGCGGGCACCTACCAGACCAGCAACTACGCTTCCGCCGCGAGAAAGGTGAACGTGACCGTCACGCAGGGCTCCGGCAGCATCGAGGTCCACAAACCCGGCACCGCCCTCCCCCGTTGA
- a CDS encoding IS3 family transposase, translating to MTPTEKRAVARELVTARVKPERACFLVGLPKSTWYYQNKPRQDDELRQRICELALLHPRRGYRFIHALLLQEGHHLNRKKVRRLWREEALTVKAKVRRKIRTGTSIPMQAEFPAHVWTYDFIFDQTLEGSTLKILTLTDEFTRQSLALRVAESFTSMDVKDVLHEVIAPRGAPGFIRSDNGPEFIARDLGIWLAVQEIGTRFIQPGKPWQNGFAESFHSRLREEFLNQEVFYSARHAQVVLDGYREFFNARRPHSSLGYRTPDQFAEQARGRPDAPLCGQDTANVVVRPSPGRERSVRAVPCS from the coding sequence GTGACGCCCACCGAGAAGCGTGCCGTGGCGAGGGAACTCGTCACGGCACGGGTCAAGCCCGAACGGGCTTGTTTCCTGGTGGGCCTGCCCAAATCCACCTGGTATTACCAGAACAAACCGCGCCAGGACGATGAACTTCGGCAGCGCATCTGTGAGCTGGCCCTGCTCCATCCACGGCGGGGCTACCGGTTCATTCATGCCCTGCTCCTGCAGGAAGGGCATCACCTCAACCGGAAGAAAGTCCGGCGCCTCTGGCGTGAGGAGGCGCTGACGGTCAAGGCCAAGGTTCGCAGAAAAATCCGAACAGGCACGTCCATTCCTATGCAGGCCGAATTCCCCGCCCACGTGTGGACCTACGACTTCATCTTTGATCAAACCCTGGAGGGAAGCACGCTGAAAATCCTGACCCTCACCGATGAATTCACCCGTCAGTCCCTGGCCCTGCGGGTGGCCGAGTCCTTCACATCCATGGATGTGAAGGACGTCCTGCACGAGGTCATCGCCCCGCGCGGTGCGCCTGGATTCATCCGCAGCGACAACGGCCCGGAGTTCATTGCCCGTGATCTGGGGATCTGGTTGGCGGTCCAAGAGATCGGCACCCGGTTCATTCAGCCCGGAAAACCGTGGCAGAACGGCTTTGCCGAGAGTTTTCACTCTCGGCTGCGGGAGGAGTTTCTGAACCAGGAGGTGTTCTACTCGGCCCGTCACGCTCAGGTGGTCCTGGATGGCTACCGCGAGTTTTTCAACGCCAGGAGGCCACATTCTTCACTGGGTTACCGGACGCCCGACCAGTTTGCTGAGCAGGCCAGGGGGCGGCCTGACGCCCCCCTTTGCGGACAGGACACCGCAAATGTGGTCGTGAGGCCGTCCCCTGGTCGAGAAAGAAGCGTCCGTGCGGTACCCTGCTCCTGA
- a CDS encoding transposase, whose amino-acid sequence MKTRQFSEDQIIKLLQDAKKGEKPVEELCRDLGCSTASFYAWKKKYGDTSPDEAKRLRQLEKDNARLLRIVGQQRLEIDAMRDVIQKKR is encoded by the coding sequence ATGAAAACCCGCCAATTCAGCGAAGACCAGATCATCAAGCTGCTCCAGGACGCCAAAAAGGGTGAGAAGCCCGTCGAAGAGCTCTGCCGCGACCTGGGATGCAGCACCGCGTCCTTCTACGCCTGGAAGAAGAAATACGGCGACACCAGCCCTGACGAAGCCAAACGGCTTCGTCAGCTCGAGAAGGACAATGCCCGTCTCCTGCGGATCGTCGGCCAGCAGCGCCTCGAGATCGACGCGATGAGGGACGTGATTCAGAAAAAGCGGTGA